The following are encoded together in the Thunnus thynnus chromosome 15, fThuThy2.1, whole genome shotgun sequence genome:
- the zgc:63863 gene encoding TBC1 domain family member 20 has translation MKRLKRKKHNVGVVVNGNRSVTREPDCGRKQKLAEIHQALNSDPVDIETLRKAAASKGGLLTDELRRKVWPKLLNINVYDLPHKPGRDVRENHKDYNQVVLDVRRSMKRFPKGMPATERAILQEQLIDIILVVLKCNPQLHYYQGYHDVAVTLLLVVGERMAIAMLHTLSKYHLRDFMDPTMDSTKHILNYLMPILEQVDTELHDFMIRAEVGTIFALSWLITWYGHVLPEFKHTLRLYDFFLASHPLMPIYLAATIVLHREKEVKQTECDMAMVHHLLSRIPPDLPYELLIGQAQELFDQYPPSLLAKRAALQSRKSLSISTFKAFQLSTLHQRPDSVLQRLTKAQDSTTSRYASRHSGLEAALPRDGGQLWGKGNRMVKMAVWGLSATLGAAVFAVAQTAMDWGPEVLLQLF, from the exons aTGAAAAGGCTCAAGAGGAAGAAACATAACGTAGGAGTAGTGGTGAATGGGAATCGATCTGTCACAAGAG AACCAGATTGTGGGAGGAAACAGAAGTTGGCTGAGATCCATCAGGCTTTGAACAG TGATCCAGTGGACATTGAGACCCTGAGGAAGGCAGCAGCCAGTAAGGGAGGACTGCTCACTGATGAACTGAGGAGGAAAGTCTGGCCCAAACTGCTGAACATCAATGTGTATGATCTACCACATAAACCTG GTCGAGATGTGAGGGAAAACCACAAGGACTACAACCAGGTAGTCCTGGATGTCAGGAGGTCTATGAAGCGGTTTCCTAAAG GTATGCCAGCCACAGAGAGAGCCATACTTCAGGAGCAGCTCATTGACATCATCCTGGTGGTTTTGAAATGTAACCCTCAGCTCCACTACTACCAGGGCTATCACGATGTGGCCGTCACTCTGCTGCTGGTAGTCGGGGAGCGGATGGCCATTGCCATGCTGCACACACTGTCCAAATATCACCTCAG GGATTTCATGGATCCTACAATGGACAGcactaaacacattttaaactacCTGATGCCGATATTGGAGCAGGTAGATACAGAACTACACGACTTCATGATCag AGCGGAGGTGGGAACCATCTTTGCACTGTCCTGGCTCATCACGTGGTACGGCCACGTCCTGCCAGAGTTCAAACACACCCTGAGACTCTATGACTTCTTCCTGGCCTCCCATCCACTGATGCCCATCTACCTCGCTGCTACG ATTGTGCtgcacagagagaaggaggtgaAGCAGACAGAATGTGACATGGCCATGGTCCACCACCTCCTCTCCCGCATCCCCCCGGACCTCCCATACGAACTTCTTATTGGCCAGGCTCAGGAGCTGTTCGACCAGTATCCTCCTTCTTTACTGGCCAAACGGGCAGCGCTGCAGTCTCGCAAGAG tctGTCCATAAGCACCTTTAAGGCATTTCAGCTCTCCACCCTCCACCAGAGACCAGACTCGGTGCTCCAACGCCTCACCAAGGCCCAGGACTCCACCACCTCCAGATACG CCTCTCGACACTCTGGCCTGGAAGCAGCTTTGCCCCGGGACGGAGGCCAGCTGTGGGGGAAGGGGAACAGGATGGTGAAGATGGCAGTGTGGGGGCTGTCCGCCACGCTCGGGGCGGCCGTGTTCGCCGTGGCCCAGACGGCCATGGACTGGGGACCCGAGGTGTTACTACAACTGTTCTGA